One window of the Pseudofrankia sp. DC12 genome contains the following:
- a CDS encoding ATP-binding protein, with translation MSTVDTSTVDTPSLGMSTVELRLPALPGHVRTARMVASAVARRSLVPADALDEIRFAVGEACLRAVNVNRLRAPEDPVVVRMTGADGVFTVSVTDAGEPGDDAAPGPDGGPLGLPALFGVAGYGTQTAADGPGAEYLPGDADPAGAGSALPPGIGLALIEGLVDDVEVRRRPDGIGTVVTMTWDIGSLIDGGLVTVR, from the coding sequence ATGTCCACCGTCGACACATCCACCGTCGACACACCCAGTCTCGGCATGTCCACCGTCGAGTTGCGGCTCCCCGCCCTTCCGGGACATGTCCGCACCGCCCGCATGGTCGCCTCGGCGGTCGCCCGGCGGTCCCTGGTGCCGGCGGACGCCCTTGACGAGATCAGGTTCGCGGTAGGCGAGGCCTGCCTGCGAGCGGTGAACGTGAACCGCCTGCGGGCTCCCGAGGACCCCGTCGTCGTCAGGATGACCGGCGCTGACGGCGTGTTCACGGTCTCGGTCACCGACGCCGGCGAGCCGGGCGACGACGCCGCTCCTGGCCCCGACGGCGGGCCGCTCGGCCTGCCCGCGCTGTTCGGCGTCGCCGGGTACGGCACCCAGACCGCCGCGGACGGCCCCGGCGCCGAGTACCTGCCCGGCGACGCGGACCCGGCAGGCGCCGGATCGGCGCTGCCGCCAGGCATCGGGCTGGCCCTCATTGAGGGGCTCGTCGACGACGTGGAGGTCCGCCGCCGCCCGGACGGCATCGGCACGGTCGTCACGATGACCTGGGATATCGGCTCCCTCATCGACGGCGGCCTGGTGACGGTCCGCTGA